The DNA sequence AAGCCCTGGATATCTCCCTCAATAGCCCAACATCCGCGTTTACAATCATGTTTTCACCTTATTGACGGTTATTGACAGTGAGAAGGGTGACACAAGGGTGGGGAAGGGTCAAGAGGAGGAAAACGCCGGGAATAGGGAATAGGGAAGGATGAAGGATGAAGAAAATCATGGTGTTTTTACCCTTCTTCCTTCCTCCTTCTACCTTCCACCTTCCTCCTTCTGCCTTTTCTTTTTTTCCGGAACGCAGTAGATCCCTCCCTCCCGCATTCCGGGCCTGAAGCACAGGTTGCAGGAAGTACAGGTGGAGCGGTGGGCAGGATCACACCGCCAGATGTTCACCAGGTCCGGTTCCCGGATGAGGGGCCGGGACAGGGAGAACAGGTCCGCAGCGCCTTCGTCGAGGAGAGCCTGGATCACCGGGAAACTCCGCAGCCCTCCGACCAGGAGGACCGGGACACCCACTTCGGGCCTGATCCGGCGGGCGAAACCGGCATTGTACGCCTCGCGCTCCTCGCTGCTGATCATCTTTCGCACAGGGACTCCCTCCCCGGAGCCGGCCGTGCCGGCGCTGACCTCGATGGCGTCGATCCCCATGGCGTCCAGCCGCCGTGCAAAGTATACCGCGCCTTCGATCCCGAGACCGCCGGCAAGGTTGTCGGAACCTGTCAGCTTGATGATCACCGGAAAGCCGGGACCGACCTGTCTGCGGACGCTGCCGAAGATCTCCTCAAGTAACCTGAAACGGTTTTCCGGAGAACCGCCGTATGCGTCCTCCCGCCGGTTGGTCAGAGGGGAGAGAAACTGGTTGATGAGGTACCCGTGGGCGCCGTGGAGCTGAACGCCGTCAAACCCGGCTTCCATGGCCCTGCGGGCCGCCTGGCCGAACGCTTCAACCACTTCGGCGATCTCCCCGGCGGTCATGGCCCTGGGAATCCCGGAATAGAAAGGACTTTCAATAGCCGAAGGGCCCAGGGGAGCCTCACCGATGGTCCTGGTGGAGGTCTGGGCCCCGGCATGGAAAAGCTGGGCCATGATCCTCCCCCCGGCATCGTGGACCGCTTCAGCGAGGGTACTCAGCACGGGGATCTGCACGTCGCTGCACGCCCCGATGGCTCCGGTCATCTGGCGGCCCTTTGCGTGGACCACCGTGTAACCGGTGATGATGAGACCCACACCGCCGAGAGCCAGTTCACGGTAGAGGTCGGCCAGCCTCGGTGTCGGCCGGCCGAACTCGTCGCACATCCCCTCCCACGTGGCGCTTCGCACAAAGCGGTTGGGAAGTTCCAGGGTGCCTATTTTGATTTTGTCGTAAAGGGTCTTGCTCATAGCTTTATTGAACCTCGTTCCTTTTTGCGCTTGGAAAAACATACCCTCTGGATCAGCCACAGGGTTCGTGGCAACCAGAGGGTGTCATAAACAGCTAAACGGGTTGGTCTTTTAGCACACAGGGTTTGCTTTTGCAAGCGGGGGAAAGGCAGCTTATAGATGGTGCCCTGAAGCTCTATGCTGGGAACCAATGCGCGGGCTTATAGCCCAAACGCCCGGGATTTGACCGCAGAGCACGCCAAGAACGCGGAGAAAACCGGAGAACCATGGGGACAAGCGCGGGCTGGTGCCTTTAGGGCTTTAAGGTCTGCCTCGCGCCCGTTCGCCACGCCATGGCGTGACTCACTCAAGCCGCAAAGCCGCAAAGGAGATCACACCCTCACCGGATACGTTGAAAGACCTGACTGCCAGGATGAAAATTCATTTTCACCTCTGTGCATCAGGTCTTTCAACTTCTTTCCAAAGGAAAGCCCATTCCCCTGGAATGGGTCGGTGAGGGAAATGTTTCCTCTGCGTTCTTCCCCCTGATTTAAGGTTTTCCCCTGTGAAACCCTGTGTACCCTGTGGTGAGATACGGGCTTTTGCGCCGCAAGGCATGAGATCGCTCCCGTCTACGTCTTCGACTACGCCGTTGCAAGTCACCTGGTGTTTGCTCGCGAAGACAAGCATCACCCCAGTTCCTGGCTTTCTCCGTGTCCTCTGCCAGTCACGCCAGAGGCGTGATGCCTCCGTGGTAATAGCCCTTCGGGCATTTACGGCACACGCCCGAGTCTCCCCCCCCAGCTCTATGGTTTCCTCTGAGTTCTCTGTGCCCTCTGTGGTGATAGCTCTCCTGGAATTTATGGCACACGCCCGGACACTTCTTCCAAGATCTTTCTGTACTCCTTCGCCAGGACGTTCCACGAGAGATGGGTTAGATCCGGGGCCGGTGTAGCGCGGACAGCTTCGGGATCGGCGCACATCTGCTCCAGCCTGTCTGCCAGGATCTGTACCTCACCCTCTGCATCTTCTTCAAGTGACTGGTACCGGAACTCATCAGGGAAAAGCTCCCGGTAGGCCAGGCGGTCCGGGACCATGGGAAGGCACCCCGCGGCAACAGCCTCAAGGACGGCTATCCCCTGGAAGTCGTGCAGTGCGGTGGACACAACCACGTCCGATGTCGCGAGGATCTTTCGATAGCTGCTTTCATCCTCGACGAACCCCCAGGTAAGGACGCGATCCCCCAGACGCCTCCTGGCCTCGTCGAACACCGGCGGACGGTCCCTGAACTGCTGACCGACGACATGGACCTGGAACGGGATATTCCTGTCCATGAGTTCATAAAGCGCCTGGAAAAAACGGGCAGGCGCTTTATCGTGCTCCCACCTGTGATTCCACAATATCTTCAGGGGACCTTCAGATTTTCCGGAATCACAGGTATAAAATTCCTCTTCCAGAGGAACGGGAAGGACCTGGGATCTTTTCTCGATCGCTTCAACAATACCCGGAGGAACGCCATCGGGCATTACCGAGAGCAATTCCCGGGCGCCATCCAGTAATGTTCCCATGTTGTAACGGGAGTTGAACAGTATCCTCTGGGCGGCCAGGGCCGTATACAGGTTTGTGAGCTTGTAGTTCTGGTACTCCTTTCGCTCCCTCTGTTCGGGGTAGGCGAACTGGTTCTCGTGGAAATAGACCACGGTCGGGGTCGCGGCGAGAGCGGGAACGATCCCCTTGAGACCGGCCAGGTTGGTCATGGATGTAGCCAGGACGAGGTCGTAACCCCGGTTGAGGGTCTCCCCTTCCCCGAAAGCCCACGTCAGGGGGTTGCCCCTGGACCTCCAGGCGAAAAACCGCGGCGGCAGGGCCAGGACCGTCCATTGGATATCCGGAAGGTGCCGGACCAGTCCTTCACGCCACTGTCGATGGCTCACGGCGTCGTACGCGGAAAGGAGAAGGATGCGCATCAGGGTGTGTAGACCGTAAAGCCCTTTGGGCTGACCCCGTTTATGTAGGTGCTGCTCAGGTTGTCAATGGTACCCTGCACCGGATCGTATACACCGAGATGATTTTCAGTCGTCTGCCCAGCCAGGTTGCTGCTGTAAAAGAAAAGCCTTCCATCGAAGGGCGTCGTCTCAAAGGGATAAAGGTTGTCACTTCCAGCCACTGTGGTCAGGGGACTGGCTCCGTCGTGGGACCATATCCAGCTGGTATAATTATCATCACTGCCCCTCAGGTAAAGGTTGCCGTCAAGGATCGCGGGGTATGTTTCGCTACCGGAAACCGTGAACGGGGCCACAGCGTTGTCGGTCCACTTTGTGAAAGCACCCGCCGCCGAGACAGACCACAGTTGAGCAGGCGCTGTGGACCCCGGGGCCCCCATAGCCGTGAAGTAAAGTTCATTGTCATAGCAGATCATGTTGTACGGGGATGTAACCGTATTGGTAACCGTGTCGGCCGGGCTGGTTTCGTCGTAAGACCATAGGTATTCATAGGGGGCCGCCGCACCGTACCATCCGGCAAAATAGATCCTTCCGTTACAGACAGTAAGGTCCCGGGGCGACAAGGCGGTCTCCACGGAGATATTCGTCTCCTGATTCAGGCTTTGCATGACGGGGTCGTAGGACCACAACTGTCTTCCCTGCCCCTGAAAACCAGAAAAATAGATTTTGCCGTTATAACTTGTGAGATAATTCGGTGACATGGCGACCGTACCAGTGACCGAGTTCCAGGAACCGGAACCGTTCGTGGACCAGAGAAACGATGGTGTACCTCCCGTTCCGGCGAAGGTGCTGACGTACAGGAGGCCATCATGAACGAGCATATCCCCGGCTGCGGCCCCCTCAGTTATAAATGAGTACTGACCCAGGTAGGGATCGAAGGAAAAGAGGAAGTTGGCCTCGAAGCTGGCATCAGTGCCGATAAAATAGATCCTGTCCTGATAGGGCTGTCCTCGAAGGGCCTGCTTTATGCCGATGGCACTCGTCCCCTGGGCGCTTCCTGGAACGGTCTGGATGGGATTGATCCCATCGTAACTCCACAGGTGGAACATTCTGGCGTCGTCATCTCCTCCGAAATACAGCTGGGGGGATGTTACCTGGGGCAGAGTCACTGTCACATGAACAATCGCCGTATTGCCCCATGCCTCCTGGTCGCCCACGTGGTAAGTAAAGCTGTCGGTGCCCACGTAACCCTGGTCGGGTGTGTAGGTGACAACCCCACCTTCGGGATAGGTTCCCCGATATGCCGACAGGTTCCCATGCCAGGGAGGAGGTGGTGGGCCATCCCAGAGTGGTGGCACGGCCACCTCCCAGTGAAGACCATCGCTGCTCGATTGGTCTGGATCACATGCCAGCATGTCGATATCAAGGGGAGTGTCCAGCTGGGTGAAGAGCTGCCTGTAGTATGCCCTTGGCAAGCTGTTTCCAATGGCCAGCGGTTCGGGAAGGGTATCGGCGTAATAGCCGGGGCAAAAGGATGGTGCCGCCTTGCTGCTGTCAGGACCTCCACTGCTACATCCCGTGGTCAGCAAAAAGGTACCGGCGATCAGAACCGGTCCGATCCATCCTGAAACTCTTTTTTTAGGCCACATGGTCTATCTCCCTCGGTTAAAAATGCATGGCGTTTGCAGACGGGAGGTTCAATAGTAAATGGGATTCCCGTCACTGTCTTCCACAGGATCGCATTCCGGCTCACCGCCGTCGTCACCATCATTGTTCTGGTTCAGGGTGCTCAAAAGTGATCCTTTGGCCGGCAGGGAGCTGAGGTCAACTCTGTAACCGCCCCCCTTTTCCCAGTCGCCCCACGGGTCGCCGGAAGGATCGAAATCTTCCGTGTCGCCGAACCCTTTCCGGTCCTCGACACCCATGGTCTTGCCCCTGCCGAGCCTTGTCCTGGTCCCCGAAGTCCTGTCGGTATCCGTCACCTCGACCACCCCCGAGAATACCGCCACCCGGGTCAGGTTCTTCGGTTTCTGGCGCAGGACCGCGAAGAGGGTCCCCTTCACGCCCGCGATGACGTTGGTGGTCTGGACCTCGAACCCGTTCTGCACCCCCCTCTTCCTGATCTTGAAAAGGCCGGTGCCGTCTTCCAGCTCGACCCGGCGGATATCCTTCTTCTCTCCCTCGTCCGCCACCTCCGGCACGATGATCACCGTGTTCTCGTAAAGGCGCATCTTGCCCGTGGCGCACGAGATCTCGGCTTTCGACTTCGGCCCGGTCTTTACCGCATCGCCCGAAGCCAGCAGCCGCCCGGCTTCGGCCGCCTCCCACCCGGAAGCGCCAGCCCCTTTCACTGTCACATCCCCCTCCACGAAGGAGACCACCGGGGCCACCACGGGAAAATCAAAGGAGGCCATGGCAAAAACAGCTGATGGAAAAAGCAGAACAGCTGTCAGCGCGACCAGCAAAAACTTTATTTTCATCGCCATCCATCCTTTCGTGTATATGCCATCAGTTTAACTGATGATAATCCGGTATGCATTTGGAACCTTATTGGAACCGGCTCATTTATAACGTAACCGTTGAAGCACCTGTATCCAGGCGGCCCCATACCATGGTCGGATGGCCGGTTGCCGAGAGATCAAGATGGTTCGCGATCCTGGGCCCCTCGGCGAGATCAGGGGGGTGCCGTGCTGTGATCCTGAACAAGGAGCAGTTCAGACCAATTCCCCTTGCCACAGGTAAACAGTGATCCAATCCCCCTCGATATAGCAACGCCGGGACACCATCGGCGCCCGGATCCCGGTTATCTCAAGACAGCAAGGGCAGCTTCGTAATCAGGCTCCCTGGTGATCTCCGGGACGAGCTCCGTGTAGATCACCTTTCCCCGCGTATCGATGATGATGATAGCACGGGTCAGGAGGCTTTTCAGCGGCCCGTTCATGATCCTGACCCCGTAGCCGTTGGCAAAGGCCCGGTAGCGGAAAGCAGACAGGGTCTCGACGTTGTCGATCTCCTCGGCGCCGCAGAACCGCTTCTGGGCGAAGGGAAGGTCCTCGGAGACGCAGAGGACTTTTGTATTCTGAAGGCCGGCGGCTTCCTCGTTGAACCGGCGCACGGACATGGCGCACACCGCCGTGTCCAGGCTGGGGAAGATGTTGAGCAGGAGGCGTTTACCGGAATATTCGGCCAAAGTTACATCGGTGAGGTCGTTCCTCGTGAGGGCGAAATCAGGGGCTTTCGTGCTGAAGGGCGGCAGGTCGCCCACGGTGTTGACGGTCTCGCCTTTGAAGGTAACTGTCGCCATATCAGATTCTCCTTATAAGCAAATTCAGAACAACATTGATAGGGTCGCAAAAAGTCCGATCCGGGACTTTTTGCTCAACGGGAAGGGAAAAACGTGGTTTTCCCTTCCCTCACGGATCGCTGACATATTTAACGGTCATCGATCCGGGCGCCCCGCAAGGGGCGCGTTGATGGACTTTTTGCGTGTCCATCAACTGTGATAGGGTCGCAAAAAGTCCGATCCGGGACTTTTTGCTCAACGGGAAGGGAAAAACGTGGTTTTCCCTTCCCTCACGNNNNNNNNNNNNNNNNNNNNNNNNNNNNNNNNNNNNNNNNNNNNNNNNNNNNNNNNNNNNNNNNNNNNNNNNNNNNNNNNNNNNNNNNNNNNNNNNNACGGATCGCTGACATATTTAACGGTCATCGATCCGGGCGCCCCGCAAGGGGCGCGTTGATGGACTTTTTACGTGTCCATCAACTGTGATTTGTTTATCGATCAGTCGCTTCGGTCGGCCAGCAACACCTGGATCCCGGATCACACCGCATCAGGCGCTGGTGTCCGGGATGACGTAGAGATAAGTCCTTTACCCTGACTATCGCCTTTCTTCGCGTCTTTGCGCCTTGGCGTGAGGCCGCTCTTCAGGATTTTACGGCACATGCCTGAGAGTATCCTCCCGTTTCCGGTTTTCTCCGATTTTCTTCCGCCGTCGCTCTTCGAGCTATGGCGTGACAAGCCGTGCCTCCGTGGTGAATCGTCTTTCGTGGCAGGCGCGCCAGCCGGCCGAGATTGCTTCACCCGGTATCAGTTCGCAATGACAAGCCTTTTCCATGTTCTCAACCTGATTCAAAGCTTTTTCAGACATAACATCCGGGCGGCGGATACCCCGGATTTTATGTTAGTCCTCGAAATCGCCTTCCGGTCCCTTGTCGGAATCGATGGCGGCGGCCCTGTCGGCGATTTTCTCCGGCGTCCATTCCGACGGGTCTTCCATCCGGACCGCCTTGGGTCCCAGGTCGTGGGAACCGGCCGCCAGGATCGCCTCCACGACCAGGGGAGCCGTGTCCGCTGCGTTGAAGACGTCCGTGAGAAGCCCGCAGGTGAAATCCTCGACGGCTTTTACCATCCTGTCACGCACACCTCCGGGCTGCCCCAGGAGCTTGTTCTCGAAGGGAAGGTTCAGCTTCTTGTAGTCCCCCTTCTTCCAGCCCT is a window from the bacterium genome containing:
- a CDS encoding DUF3524 domain-containing protein, with product MRILLLSAYDAVSHRQWREGLVRHLPDIQWTVLALPPRFFAWRSRGNPLTWAFGEGETLNRGYDLVLATSMTNLAGLKGIVPALAATPTVVYFHENQFAYPEQRERKEYQNYKLTNLYTALAAQRILFNSRYNMGTLLDGARELLSVMPDGVPPGIVEAIEKRSQVLPVPLEEEFYTCDSGKSEGPLKILWNHRWEHDKAPARFFQALYELMDRNIPFQVHVVGQQFRDRPPVFDEARRRLGDRVLTWGFVEDESSYRKILATSDVVVSTALHDFQGIAVLEAVAAGCLPMVPDRLAYRELFPDEFRYQSLEEDAEGEVQILADRLEQMCADPEAVRATPAPDLTHLSWNVLAKEYRKILEEVSGRVP
- a CDS encoding FecR family protein, with the protein product MKIKFLLVALTAVLLFPSAVFAMASFDFPVVAPVVSFVEGDVTVKGAGASGWEAAEAGRLLASGDAVKTGPKSKAEISCATGKMRLYENTVIIVPEVADEGEKKDIRRVELEDGTGLFKIRKRGVQNGFEVQTTNVIAGVKGTLFAVLRQKPKNLTRVAVFSGVVEVTDTDRTSGTRTRLGRGKTMGVEDRKGFGDTEDFDPSGDPWGDWEKGGGYRVDLSSLPAKGSLLSTLNQNNDGDDGGEPECDPVEDSDGNPIYY
- the tpx gene encoding thiol peroxidase translates to MATVTFKGETVNTVGDLPPFSTKAPDFALTRNDLTDVTLAEYSGKRLLLNIFPSLDTAVCAMSVRRFNEEAAGLQNTKVLCVSEDLPFAQKRFCGAEEIDNVETLSAFRYRAFANGYGVRIMNGPLKSLLTRAIIIIDTRGKVIYTELVPEITREPDYEAALAVLR
- a CDS encoding Ig-like domain-containing protein, with protein sequence MWPKKRVSGWIGPVLIAGTFLLTTGCSSGGPDSSKAAPSFCPGYYADTLPEPLAIGNSLPRAYYRQLFTQLDTPLDIDMLACDPDQSSSDGLHWEVAVPPLWDGPPPPPWHGNLSAYRGTYPEGGVVTYTPDQGYVGTDSFTYHVGDQEAWGNTAIVHVTVTLPQVTSPQLYFGGDDDARMFHLWSYDGINPIQTVPGSAQGTSAIGIKQALRGQPYQDRIYFIGTDASFEANFLFSFDPYLGQYSFITEGAAAGDMLVHDGLLYVSTFAGTGGTPSFLWSTNGSGSWNSVTGTVAMSPNYLTSYNGKIYFSGFQGQGRQLWSYDPVMQSLNQETNISVETALSPRDLTVCNGRIYFAGWYGAAAPYEYLWSYDETSPADTVTNTVTSPYNMICYDNELYFTAMGAPGSTAPAQLWSVSAAGAFTKWTDNAVAPFTVSGSETYPAILDGNLYLRGSDDNYTSWIWSHDGASPLTTVAGSDNLYPFETTPFDGRLFFYSSNLAGQTTENHLGVYDPVQGTIDNLSSTYINGVSPKGFTVYTP
- a CDS encoding NADH:flavin oxidoreductase, whose amino-acid sequence is MSKTLYDKIKIGTLELPNRFVRSATWEGMCDEFGRPTPRLADLYRELALGGVGLIITGYTVVHAKGRQMTGAIGACSDVQIPVLSTLAEAVHDAGGRIMAQLFHAGAQTSTRTIGEAPLGPSAIESPFYSGIPRAMTAGEIAEVVEAFGQAARRAMEAGFDGVQLHGAHGYLINQFLSPLTNRREDAYGGSPENRFRLLEEIFGSVRRQVGPGFPVIIKLTGSDNLAGGLGIEGAVYFARRLDAMGIDAIEVSAGTAGSGEGVPVRKMISSEEREAYNAGFARRIRPEVGVPVLLVGGLRSFPVIQALLDEGAADLFSLSRPLIREPDLVNIWRCDPAHRSTCTSCNLCFRPGMREGGIYCVPEKKKRQKEEGGR